One Spiribacter halobius DNA segment encodes these proteins:
- the nikC gene encoding nickel transporter permease — translation MAQTSTQMDALPAETPARRPRSAGVRFLQAVLANRGAAVGFALVLLLIATALFAPWIAPYSPEQMGAGQRLTAPGAQHWFGTDEFGRDMFSRVVYGARLTIQVGMIAVGISLTVGMVIGLVSGYAGGWMERILMRAMDVVFSFTETLIALAAVAVLGPSLTNAMIAVGIAAIPIYARVAYSVTLVERNRPYFEAAWAAGAGHLRLIFRHLLPNVIPPMIVVATLGVSTAVLAAAGLSFLGLGAQPPSPEWGAMLASGREYLSRAPWLTLYPGLAIMVVVLAFNLLGDGIREALDPRQRKR, via the coding sequence ATGGCGCAGACGAGCACGCAGATGGACGCCCTCCCCGCCGAGACCCCGGCGCGCCGGCCGCGCTCGGCGGGGGTGCGCTTTCTGCAGGCGGTCCTCGCCAACCGCGGCGCGGCGGTGGGCTTCGCGCTGGTGCTGCTGCTGATCGCCACGGCACTTTTCGCGCCCTGGATCGCGCCCTATTCGCCGGAGCAGATGGGCGCCGGGCAGCGCCTGACCGCGCCCGGCGCGCAGCACTGGTTCGGCACCGACGAGTTCGGCCGCGACATGTTCAGCCGCGTGGTCTACGGCGCCCGGCTGACCATCCAGGTGGGCATGATCGCGGTGGGGATCTCGCTCACGGTGGGCATGGTCATCGGGCTGGTCAGCGGCTACGCCGGCGGCTGGATGGAGCGCATCCTCATGCGGGCCATGGACGTGGTGTTCTCCTTCACCGAGACGCTCATCGCCCTGGCCGCCGTGGCGGTGCTCGGCCCGAGCCTGACCAACGCCATGATCGCCGTCGGCATCGCCGCCATCCCGATCTATGCCCGCGTGGCCTACAGCGTGACCCTGGTGGAGCGCAACCGCCCGTACTTCGAGGCGGCCTGGGCGGCGGGGGCGGGGCATCTGCGGCTGATCTTCCGCCATCTGCTGCCGAACGTGATCCCGCCGATGATCGTGGTCGCCACGCTCGGCGTGTCCACGGCGGTGCTGGCCGCCGCGGGCCTCAGCTTCCTCGGCCTCGGCGCCCAGCCGCCGTCGCCGGAGTGGGGCGCCATGCTCGCCTCCGGCCGCGAGTACCTCAGCCGCGCCCCCTGGCTCACCCTCTATCCCGGCCTCGCCATCATGGTCGTGGTCCTCGCCTTCAATCTGCTGGGCGACGGCATCCGCGAGGCCCTCGATCCGCGGCAGCGGAAACGGTGA
- a CDS encoding ABC transporter permease, which produces MTGYLARRLLAALLTIWVTTVAVSMLIHLVPGDPVQIMYAQSQGTTQEQLEAIRADLGLDRPVWEQYVMYLGRVLSGDLGETIRGEQPVLELLLLRLPNTLALAGTALVIAIAIGMTLGFIAAYRRGSWLDTTLMVTAILGVSMPHFWLGLLLLFLFAVELQWLPVAGGGPASLVLPAVTLGLSNAAIIARLTRSSMIDVFDQDFIRTAHAKGLPHAMVLRSHALRAGLVPIVTMIGMQFAYMMGGAIVVENVFGWNGVGRLAIQAILQRDYPLIQGFILMFAIVVVSISVLLDVLYAFLDPRIRYR; this is translated from the coding sequence ATGACGGGATACCTGGCCAGACGGCTGCTCGCGGCGCTGCTCACCATCTGGGTGACCACCGTCGCCGTCTCCATGCTGATCCACCTGGTGCCCGGGGATCCGGTGCAGATCATGTACGCCCAGTCTCAGGGCACCACCCAGGAGCAGCTGGAGGCGATTCGCGCCGACCTCGGTCTCGATCGCCCGGTCTGGGAGCAGTACGTGATGTATCTCGGGCGGGTGCTCTCGGGCGATCTCGGCGAGACCATCCGCGGCGAGCAGCCGGTGCTGGAGCTGCTGCTGCTGCGCCTCCCGAACACCCTGGCCCTCGCCGGCACGGCGCTGGTGATCGCCATCGCCATCGGCATGACCCTCGGCTTCATCGCCGCCTACCGCCGCGGCAGCTGGCTCGACACCACGCTCATGGTCACCGCCATCCTCGGGGTGTCCATGCCGCACTTCTGGCTCGGGCTGCTGCTGCTGTTCCTGTTCGCGGTGGAGCTGCAGTGGCTGCCGGTGGCCGGCGGCGGGCCGGCGAGCCTGGTGCTGCCGGCGGTGACACTGGGCCTCTCCAACGCCGCCATCATCGCGAGGCTGACCCGCTCCTCGATGATCGACGTCTTCGATCAGGACTTCATCCGCACCGCCCACGCCAAGGGCCTGCCCCACGCCATGGTGCTGCGCAGCCACGCCCTGCGGGCGGGGCTCGTGCCCATCGTCACCATGATCGGCATGCAGTTCGCCTACATGATGGGCGGCGCCATCGTGGTGGAGAACGTCTTCGGCTGGAACGGCGTCGGCCGGCTCGCCATCCAGGCGATCCTGCAGCGCGACTACCCGCTGATCCAGGGGTTCATCCTGATGTTCGCCATCGTGGTGGTGAGCATCTCGGTGCTGCTGGACGTTCTCTACGCCTTCCTCGACCCGCGCATCCGCTACCGCTGA
- a CDS encoding ABC transporter substrate-binding protein, which yields MTRKGITAAALALAVTTTGLGGGAQAQEIVWARDGDIDSLDPHRATSTLSRQLWYQIYDSLLEFDENGRPTGNLARDWTVADGGREVTFQLHDDILCHDGTPFTAEDVKWTADRALSEDNPSITKASWGPITEVEVVDELTVRFHLETPFAAFVPFMADQFTSMLCDSNAELERFGVDAAVGTGPWRFVDWTKGDEIVLERNEDYVNRGRPVENPGPPHAEQLIVRTMPEGQTRVAALRTGEVDLIVPPIEEVESLRGDPNFELHVAEGTGQNMFLEFAVSRPPFDDVRARRAIAHALDFEMALGIVFGDLVQRERCPVSRGVLGNDQDFCARHAPEYDPQKARELLNELGYGPDNPMEVILATWYGDNRDDVLQVFQNQLRQLGIEAEIEVMDIGTLNARVKQENNRTEGPGFIDLMGWTWFDPDVLYLLWHSPGAYEGYTDPELDELLEATRTTLDREEREAVVQDVFVHLLENAVHVPVYTPGWLWMYAGSEDAAGFTIGPFNRPLFNDVGR from the coding sequence ATGACGCGCAAGGGGATCACGGCCGCGGCGCTCGCGCTGGCGGTGACCACGACGGGGCTAGGCGGCGGGGCGCAGGCCCAGGAGATCGTCTGGGCGCGGGACGGGGACATCGACTCCCTCGACCCGCACCGGGCCACCTCCACCCTCTCCCGCCAGCTCTGGTACCAGATCTACGACTCGCTGCTGGAGTTCGACGAGAACGGCCGGCCCACCGGCAACCTCGCCCGCGACTGGACGGTGGCCGATGGCGGGCGGGAAGTGACCTTCCAGCTCCACGACGACATCCTCTGCCATGACGGCACGCCGTTTACCGCCGAGGACGTCAAGTGGACCGCCGACCGGGCGCTCTCCGAGGACAACCCCAGTATCACCAAGGCGAGCTGGGGGCCGATCACCGAGGTGGAGGTGGTGGACGAGCTCACCGTGCGCTTCCATCTGGAGACGCCGTTCGCCGCCTTCGTGCCGTTCATGGCCGACCAGTTCACCTCGATGCTCTGCGACAGCAATGCCGAGCTGGAGCGCTTCGGCGTCGATGCCGCCGTCGGCACCGGGCCCTGGCGGTTCGTGGACTGGACCAAGGGCGACGAGATCGTCCTCGAGCGCAACGAGGACTACGTCAACCGCGGCCGCCCGGTGGAGAACCCGGGGCCGCCCCACGCCGAGCAGCTCATCGTGCGCACCATGCCCGAGGGGCAGACGCGGGTGGCGGCGCTCCGTACCGGCGAGGTGGACCTGATCGTGCCGCCCATCGAGGAGGTGGAATCGCTGCGGGGGGACCCGAACTTCGAGCTGCACGTGGCCGAGGGCACGGGCCAGAACATGTTCCTGGAGTTCGCCGTCTCCCGACCGCCCTTCGACGACGTCCGCGCCCGCCGGGCCATCGCCCACGCGCTGGACTTCGAGATGGCGCTGGGGATCGTCTTCGGCGATCTGGTGCAGCGCGAGCGCTGCCCGGTCTCCCGTGGCGTGCTCGGCAACGACCAGGACTTCTGCGCCCGGCACGCGCCGGAGTATGACCCGCAGAAGGCCCGCGAGCTGCTGAACGAGCTCGGCTACGGGCCGGACAACCCCATGGAGGTGATCCTCGCCACCTGGTACGGGGACAACCGTGATGACGTGCTGCAGGTCTTCCAGAACCAGCTCCGCCAGCTCGGCATCGAGGCGGAGATCGAGGTGATGGACATCGGCACCCTGAACGCCCGGGTGAAGCAGGAGAACAACCGCACGGAGGGCCCCGGCTTCATCGACCTGATGGGCTGGACCTGGTTCGACCCGGACGTCCTCTACCTGCTCTGGCACTCGCCGGGGGCCTACGAGGGCTATACCGACCCCGAGCTCGACGAGCTGCTGGAGGCCACCCGGACCACGCTCGATCGGGAGGAGCGCGAGGCCGTGGTGCAGGACGTGTTCGTGCACCTGCTGGAGAACGCGGTGCACGTGCCCGTCTACACCCCGGGCTGGCTGTGGATGTACGCCGGCTCCGAGGATGCCGCCGGCTTCACCATCGGTCCCTTCAACCGGCCGCTGTTCAACGACGTCGGCCGCTGA
- a CDS encoding MurR/RpiR family transcriptional regulator, whose product MTQLPESSSGARTLERRIHSHYENLPASERALADLLLEYPGDILFLSATALSERAGVSKAAVTRFVQRIGYGDYREVQREVRTAQEAGEPIYLNTSTVTPAREGDSLMRHLERDLANLRQTFEGIRPRDLDAVVERILAARRVWTLGFRNSYFFASYVRRQLIQVRPDVTLLPVPGQVPSEDLVDMGGEDLVIAIGMRRRSAELRRLMAAIHQTGTPIAYVTDRLAVATRRYATWTFACQVRGISLFDSYVGVISLLNYLCTEVVAQAGEAGRARLGRIEDLMSDLGELDRDT is encoded by the coding sequence ATGACCCAGTTGCCCGAGTCGTCGTCCGGGGCACGCACCCTGGAGCGGCGCATCCACAGCCACTACGAGAATCTGCCGGCCAGCGAGCGGGCGCTGGCCGACCTGCTGCTGGAGTATCCGGGGGACATCCTGTTCCTCTCCGCCACGGCCCTCTCGGAGCGGGCGGGCGTGTCGAAGGCGGCGGTGACACGGTTCGTGCAGCGCATCGGCTATGGCGACTACCGCGAGGTGCAGCGCGAGGTGCGCACCGCCCAGGAGGCGGGCGAGCCGATCTACCTCAACACCTCGACGGTGACCCCCGCGCGCGAGGGCGACAGCCTCATGCGCCATCTCGAGCGCGATCTGGCCAACCTGCGCCAGACTTTCGAGGGCATCCGCCCGCGGGATCTGGACGCGGTGGTGGAGCGTATCCTCGCCGCGCGGCGGGTCTGGACGCTCGGCTTCCGCAACAGCTATTTCTTCGCCTCCTACGTGCGCCGGCAGCTCATCCAGGTGCGCCCGGACGTCACCCTGCTACCGGTACCGGGCCAGGTGCCGTCCGAGGACCTGGTTGACATGGGCGGGGAGGATCTGGTCATCGCCATCGGCATGCGCCGGCGCTCGGCGGAGCTGCGTCGACTGATGGCCGCGATCCATCAGACCGGCACGCCCATCGCCTACGTCACCGACCGCCTCGCGGTCGCCACCCGCCGCTATGCCACCTGGACCTTCGCCTGCCAGGTGCGTGGCATCTCGCTGTTCGATTCCTACGTCGGCGTCATCAGCCTGCTCAACTACCTCTGCACCGAGGTGGTGGCGCAGGCGGGCGAGGCCGGCCGGGCCCGGCTCGGGCGCATCGAGGACCTGATGAGCGACCTCGGCGAGCTCGACCGCGACACCTGA
- the menC gene encoding o-succinylbenzoate synthase, whose translation MHIEEIELYRIRMPMKAPWRTAFGEEHAVDGVLVRLRADGVDGWGESAPYRLPQFSPEWAPGAFALLRDAFGPRLLGREIADGAALQAALADFKGNHFAKAALDNAWWDAHARARGEPLWRAAGGHGPEVRVGADIAVMDSLDELVEAVGRALAEGFGRVKLKLRRGWDVAMVARVREAHPDAVLHVDCNASFRLEDAPMFRELDAYGLAMIEQPLAHDDLIDHARLQAQLDTPLCLDESIVSDDRARKAIEIGACRWMNLKPGRVGGLTPALAILERCAQADIPCWVGGMLESAIGQGPALALATCGNIRYPSDIFPSARLYERDLAEPQVQLSAPGTITAPDAPGHGHLPDPERLRSCTLEHHRLH comes from the coding sequence ATGCACATCGAGGAAATAGAGCTCTACCGCATACGGATGCCCATGAAGGCCCCCTGGCGCACCGCCTTCGGCGAGGAGCACGCGGTGGACGGCGTGCTGGTGCGCCTGCGCGCCGATGGCGTCGACGGCTGGGGGGAGAGCGCCCCCTACCGCCTGCCCCAGTTCTCCCCCGAGTGGGCCCCCGGCGCCTTCGCCCTGCTCCGCGATGCCTTCGGCCCGCGCCTGCTCGGCCGCGAGATCGCCGACGGCGCCGCGCTGCAGGCCGCCCTCGCCGACTTCAAGGGCAATCACTTCGCCAAGGCCGCGCTCGACAACGCCTGGTGGGACGCGCATGCGCGGGCCCGCGGCGAACCACTCTGGCGGGCCGCCGGCGGGCACGGCCCGGAGGTCCGCGTCGGCGCCGACATCGCGGTGATGGACTCGCTGGATGAGCTGGTGGAGGCCGTGGGGCGGGCCCTTGCCGAAGGCTTCGGGCGGGTGAAGCTGAAGCTGCGCCGCGGCTGGGACGTGGCCATGGTCGCCCGGGTGCGCGAGGCGCACCCGGACGCGGTGCTGCATGTGGACTGCAACGCGAGCTTCCGGCTGGAGGACGCGCCCATGTTCCGGGAGCTCGACGCCTACGGGCTTGCCATGATCGAGCAGCCGCTGGCCCATGATGACCTCATCGACCACGCCCGCCTGCAGGCACAGCTCGACACCCCGCTCTGCCTGGACGAGAGCATCGTCTCCGACGACCGGGCGCGCAAGGCCATCGAGATCGGCGCCTGCCGCTGGATGAACCTCAAGCCCGGGCGCGTCGGCGGCCTGACCCCGGCGCTCGCGATCCTCGAGCGCTGCGCGCAGGCGGACATCCCCTGCTGGGTAGGTGGTATGCTCGAGTCCGCCATCGGCCAGGGGCCGGCGCTGGCGCTGGCCACCTGTGGCAACATCCGCTATCCGAGCGACATCTTCCCGAGCGCCCGCCTCTACGAGCGCGACCTGGCCGAGCCGCAGGTGCAGCTCAGTGCGCCGGGCACGATCACCGCGCCGGACGCCCCGGGCCATGGCCATCTGCCGGACCCGGAGCGCCTGCGCAGCTGCACCCTGGAGCACCATCGGCTGCACTGA
- a CDS encoding asparaginase codes for MDAERLIGTRSRVAVLGAGGTIAMAPGQGAGVLPRLDADALLQAVPGLEAVAEVTAEDLSVVPGPHMDLTAVIHIRDAADRALAAGAHGVVITQGTDTIEETAFALELLHADEAPVVVTGALRHPALPGADGPANLLDAVRVAADREAGGRGVLVVLNATAHAAARVTKAHTSRPDAFASWPGPLAEVSESRVLWAAPPAVHRATAAEACREPAAVALIAAGLGDDGRLLPGLAAAGYQGLVIDALGGGHLPPRMAERLDAVCADMPVVVASRCRAGATLHETYAYPGGELDLARRGALTAGWLTAPKARVALSLLVGAGASRGEIREFFEAYGGG; via the coding sequence ATGGACGCTGAACGCCTCATCGGCACCCGTTCCCGTGTCGCCGTGCTCGGCGCCGGCGGCACCATTGCCATGGCGCCCGGACAGGGGGCCGGCGTGCTGCCCCGGCTGGACGCCGATGCCCTGCTCCAGGCCGTTCCCGGGCTGGAAGCGGTGGCGGAGGTTACCGCAGAGGATCTGAGCGTCGTCCCGGGCCCGCACATGGACCTCACCGCAGTGATCCATATCCGCGATGCCGCCGATCGCGCCCTCGCCGCCGGCGCGCACGGGGTGGTCATTACCCAGGGCACGGACACCATCGAGGAGACCGCCTTCGCCCTGGAGCTGCTGCACGCGGACGAGGCGCCCGTGGTGGTCACCGGGGCGCTGCGCCATCCGGCCCTGCCCGGCGCCGACGGCCCCGCCAACCTGCTGGATGCGGTGCGTGTCGCCGCCGACCGGGAGGCCGGCGGGCGCGGCGTGCTGGTGGTGCTGAACGCGACGGCGCACGCCGCCGCGCGCGTGACCAAGGCGCACACGAGCCGCCCGGACGCCTTCGCCTCCTGGCCCGGCCCTCTGGCCGAGGTGAGCGAATCCCGGGTGCTCTGGGCGGCACCCCCGGCCGTCCACCGGGCCACCGCCGCCGAGGCCTGCCGCGAGCCCGCTGCGGTGGCACTGATCGCCGCCGGCCTCGGCGACGACGGCCGCCTGCTCCCCGGGCTCGCCGCCGCCGGCTACCAGGGGCTGGTGATCGACGCCCTCGGCGGCGGCCACCTCCCGCCACGCATGGCCGAGCGCCTGGATGCCGTCTGCGCGGACATGCCCGTGGTGGTGGCCAGCCGGTGCCGCGCCGGGGCCACCCTCCATGAAACCTATGCCTACCCCGGCGGCGAGCTCGATCTCGCCCGCCGCGGCGCCCTCACCGCGGGCTGGCTGACGGCACCGAAGGCCCGGGTGGCCCTGTCCTTGCTGGTTGGCGCGGGCGCCAGCCGGGGGGAGATACGGGAATTCTTCGAGGCGTATGGGGGTGGGTAA